ACGATGCCGACGCGCCGTTCGGCGACCGCGTCACCCGCGTCACCGTGGACGGCCAGCCCATAGACCCGAACGCTACGTACAAAATCGCCACCAACAACTTCATGGCGACCGGGGGCGACGAGTTCGACACTTTCACGGAGGGCAGCAACACCTTCGACACCCAACTCAACCTCGTAGATACGGTGGTCCGCTACCTGGACAGAAACTCCCCCGTAGACCCGCAGGTCGAAGGGCGGCTTACCGTAGAGTAGAACGCCATACCGTCACGCAGCAGTCGCGCCCCCGGTTTCAAATCCGGGGGCGTTTCTCTTTCGCGGGTCGGGCTGGCTGGATATGAGGTGTGGCCCGTCACGGGTTTTACGCGATGTTGCCGATCAGGGCCTGTGCCCCGACCCCGATGGCGACGGTGAGCACGAGCGCGACCGTCCAGACCACCACGAGGAGCGGCGCGGAGGCCGGGCGTCCCTTCGGGGTTCCGTACATCGGGACTATGATCCTCAGATAGACCGCCAGGGAGAGCGCGCTGTTCAGGATCGCTGCGACCGCGAGCCACAGAAAGCCCGCCTCTATAGCGGCGCCGAAGAGCAGGAGCTTCCCCACGAAACCCCCGAGCGGCGGGATGCCGACGAGGGAGATCAGAAACACCACCATCGCCCCTCCGGCGAGCGGGGCCGAGCGTCCGAGGCCCGTGAAATCGGTGAGGTTCCTACCCACCTGCAGGACGACGGCGAACGCCCCGAGGTTCATCGCCGCGTAGGCGGCGGCGAAGACGATCAGGGACCGCAGGGCCAGCTCCCCCTGACCGACCGCGACGACGCCGAGCAGAAAGAACCCGGCCTGCGCGACCGAGGAGTAGGCGAGCAGGCGCACGACGTTGTCCTGCACGAGCGCGGCGAGGTTGCCGTAGGTCATCGAGAGAACCGCAAGAGCACCGACGATGTAGGGCCAGCCCGCCTCGCCCGGCGGGAGGTCAGAGGCAACCTGGGCGAGGGCGAAGATCGCCCCGACCTTCGGCACGACCGAGAGAAAGGCCGCAACGGAGAGAGGCCCGCCGTCATAGGCGTCCGGGGACCAGAAGTGAAACGGCGCGATGGCCGCCTTGTACCCGAGGCCGACAAAGACGGCGACCAGCCCGGCGGCGGCGGCGAGGGGCATCCCCTCCAACTGGCCGAGATCCGAAAGAAGCGTCGAGCCGGTCGCCCCGAACCAGAAGGTTATGAGGAAGATCATCACCGCGCTCGTCACCGACCCGAAGACAAGGTACTTCATCGCCGCCTCCGTAGCCCGGTCGTCTCGGGGATAAGCCACCAGCGCAAACGAACCGAGGCTCGACAGCAGGACCCCGAGCACGAGGAACATCACGTCCCCCGCCCCGGCCAGCACGAACGCCCCGAGCGCGGTAAAGGAGAAGAGCGCGTAGACCGTCCCCTCGCGGTACGTATCCTTCACCTCCCGGTAGGAGAGCAGAACGCAGAGAACGGTCGCCGGGAGCAGGACGATCTTCGCCCACACGCTCAGGGGGTCTACGCGGAAGGTGTCCTGAAAAATGGTCGTGTCCGTGCCGACGAGGGGCACCGAGAGGCCGGTCGCGACGAGCAGCCCGACGACCGTAAACGGGAGGCCGACCCTCGGCAGCTTGAGCATCTCGAAGACGAGCGCGCCGACGGCGGTCAGGAGGACGGCGATCTCCGGCGCGAGCAGCGGCAGGTCGCGGCCCATGTTCATGCCGCCCATGCCTTCCATCCCGCCCATCTGTTCCATCCCCTGCAGCAGGAGCGCGGGCATCATGGCAGCAGGACCTCCGTGGTGGCGTGGATCACGTCGAGCGCGAGAAACGGCGCGACCCCGAGCAGCACCGTGAAAAAGAGAAGCGGCGCGACGGAGAGCAGCTCCCGGCGGTTCAGATCCTTGATTCCAGACCACCTCTCGTTGGGTTTTCCGAGCAGAGCGGCCCCGATAGCCCGCAGGTAAAGCCCGGCGGTCACGGCGAGGCCGAGCACGACTATGATGGCTAGGGGATATACATCGAGGGTTCCGAGGAAGACCTGGAACTCCGCCGGGAAGTGGGCCAGCCCCGGCAGCCCGAGCGAGGCGAAGGCCGCAAGAACGAACAGCCAGCCGAAGACGGGAAGCGTGCGCAAAAGCCCGCCGAAGTCCCCCATCTCGCGGGTGTGCGCCCGCTCCTGAAGCATCCCGACGAGCAGGAACAGCGCGCCCGTGACGAAGCCGTGGGCGACCATCTGCAGCGTCGCGCCGTCGAGGGCGAGCGAGCGCGTCGAGGCGTCGGTGCTCGCCGCCGCCACCCCGACCCCGAGCACGACGTAGCCCATGTGGTTGACGCTCGTGTAGGCGACGAGTCGTTTGAGGTCCGTCTGCCCGAGCGCGACGAACGCCCCGTAGAGGGCGGAGAAAACGCCGAAAGCGACCACGACGGGGGCGAGATCCCGGAAGGCGTCCGGGGTCATCTGGAGGGCGAAGCGGATCAGCCCGTAAGCCCCGAGCTTCAGCATGACGCCCGCGAGGATGACGCTCCCCGCCGTCGGGGCCTCGGTGTGGGCGAGGGGCAGCCAGGTGTGGACCGGAGAGACCGGCGTCTTGACAAAGAAGGTGACGAGCATCGCGATGAGGGCGAGCGTCGCCGCGATTCCGGTCAGGGGCGGCGAGCCTATGTAGGCCCGCATGTCGAAGGTGTTCGGGTCGCTCGCGAGGTAGAGGCCGAGTATGGCGAGCAGAAGCGGCAGGCTCCCGAGCAGGGTGTAGATAAAGAACGTGAGGGCCGCCCGCTGGCGGTCTCCGTAGCCCCACCCGGCGATAATGAAGTACATCCCGACGAGCGAGACCTCGAAGAAGACGTAGAAGAGGATCGCATCCAGGGAAAGAAACACCCCGAGACAGGCCGTCTCCATGAGCAGGAAGAGGGCGACGTAGGAGCGGGCTCGCTCGCCGAGGTTCGAGGAGAAGACAAACGAGACAAAGAAAAGGATGGCCGTCATCAGGACGAGCGGGAGGCTGATGCCGTCCACGCCGACCCGATAGGCCGCCCCGAGGGATGGGATCCACTCCACCTCCTCGACCTGCGAGAAGCCCCCGCCGGAAGGCCCGCCGCGCGCCCACAGGACCGCTGCTCCAAGAAGCGTGAGCCCGCTGGCTGCGAGGCCGACGGCGTGAGAGGCGCGGGGCGTGGCCCCGCGCCAGAAGACGAGCAGCGCCGCGCCGAGAAGCGGAAGGAAGAGCGTCAGGGAGACTACCGGGAACATCAGCCGCGCCTTTCTGCGTTTTCTGTGTTTTGTCTCTTCAAGAGCCCGAAGCCCCAAGAGCCGCCGCTGCGGCGGCGAAAACAAGGATCGCGGCCCCGCCGACGACGGCGAAGACGATCTCCCTGTGGACGAGCCCCGACTGGAGCAACCGGGCGCGGGCTCCGAGGCTCCGGGTCCCGCGGACCAGCGCCGCTATAAGGCCGTCTATCCCGCGTTCGTCGGCGGTCCGGGAGGCTAGGGCCACCCCCACGGCTCCCCGCCCGACGGAGATCACCCCGGTGTGGACCCGGCGGTCGAAGGCGTCAAGGGCGCGGGCGAGCGCGAGTGCCGGGCGAGCCACGAGCCCGTCGAACCCGCCGCCGATGCGGAAGCCCGCCCCGGCGAGTTCGCGCGCGGGACCGAGAAGCCTTGCAGCCGGTACGAACCATCCGAGTGCAAGACCGGCGAGAGCGGTCAGGAGGCCGAGCACCGCCACGAACAGGCCCTCCGGCAACTCGTCTCCGAGCAGGCGGCTCCCGAGCGGGCCGAGCGCGAAGCCGACCGTCGAGGCGAGGGCGACCAGCGCGGTGAAGGCCACGCCCATCCAGCGCAGACCGGTTACGGTCTCGCCCTCGCCTCGTTTCTCGCTCTTCCACAGCAGGCGAAGCGCCCGTGCTATGTAGATCCCTGTCAGGAGCGTGCCGAGCAGGGAGACGGGGCCGAAGAGAACGGCGTAGGGCGAGTTGAAGGAGGCGGCGATGATCGCATCCTTCGAGAAAAAGCCGGAGAGCGGCGGTACGCCCGCGAGCGCGAGGCCCGAGATGACGAAGCCGTAGAAGACGAGCCGGTGTTCCGGGCCGACCCCGCCGAGCCTGCCGAACTCCGTGGAGCTCCGGGCGTGCTGGAAGACCCCGGCCCCGAGAAAAAGGGAGCTTTTCATCGCGGCGTGAGCGACGAGGTGAAGGACGGCGGCGACGGGGGAGCCCGCGCCGACCGCGAGCAGCATGAAGCCGTACTGGCTGGAGGTGGAGGCGGCGAGGAGGCGTTTCAGGTCGCGCTCGGCGACGGCGGTAAGCCCGGCGGCGATTATGGTCACGCCACCCAGCAGACCCGCGACGAGCAGGACGCTCTCCGGCAGCAGGGGCGAGGTCCGTATAAGGAGTATCGCCCCGGCGGCGACGAGGGTGGCGGAGTGGAGCAGGGCGGAGACGGGGGTCGGGCCGGCCATCGCGTCCCCGAGCCAGCCCGAGAGGGGCGTCTGGGCCGACTTTCCCGCCGCGGCCACGAGGAGCAGGAGCCCGGCCACGACCGCTGCCGGACCGTCGGTCTGGAGGGTGGCGGGGATCCCGGTCGTCCCGGCCTGCGTTACAAGGACGAAGATGGCTACGTAGAGCCCGAGGTCGGCGGTCCGGGTGTAGAGAAAGGCGCGGGTCGCGGCGGAGGCGGCGCCCTCGTTCCCTTTCTCGCGCCCTGAGTAGTGGCCGATCAGGAGATAGCTTGCGAGGCCGATCATCTCCCACGAGGCGAGCAGCAAGACCCAGTCCCCGGCGAGCACGAGCACCTGCATCGCCGCGATAAAGAACGACATCCCGGCGTAGAAACGAACCTTTCCCGCGTCGTCTTTCATGTAGCCGACCGCGTAGACCATCACGAGCAGCCCGACGACGGCGACCATGGTCGAGAGGAGCGCGGTCAGCGGCTCGGCCACGAGGCGCAGCGGAAACTCCGGCAGGCCGGGGAGCATCGCCTCGTAGCGGGCCCCGGCGGAGACCCGGGCGAGCGTAAGGCTCGCCGCTGCAAGTCCGAGGCCGGAGCCGGCCACGGCGAGGGACGCTGGTACGCGGCGCAGGAGAAGGATCGCGGCGGCGGCGAGCAGGGGTAGCAGGATTGCAAGGGCCGCTGTCGTCATCCCTTCAGGCCCCCTGCCTCTTCCATCTCGACGGAGCCGACCGCGCGGAACCGGGCGGCCCCGATGCCGAAGCCGACCGCCATTTCGAGGGCCATCACCGTCAGGACGATAAGGACGAACATCTGTCCGGAGAAGACCTCCGGGTGGAGAAAGCGCCAGAAGGCCACGAGGTTCACTATCGCGCCGCCGAGCATCACCTCGACGCCCATCATGATCATGACGAGGTTCGTCTGGGAAAGCGCGCCGTAGAGCCCGATGCCGAACAGCACCGCCCCGACCGCGAGGGCCACGAAGAGCGTGATCACTCCCCTTCACCCCGCTCTCCAGACTTCCTTACTTCGCGGGCGGCTATGGCGGTCGCGGTGGCGGCGATCATGGCCGTCAGGATGGTTACGCCCGCCGTCTCGAAGATGAGCATGCTTCTCTCCATGATCTCGAACCCAAGGAGCCGCGTCTGTTCGTAGGCTCCGGGGGCGTTCTCCGCGACCGGCCCCCACCCGGCAAGGAAGGCCACGGCGAGGACCGCGACGGCCCCGACAACGCCCGCGACCTGCGAGAGCCGCTTCTGGTGGGTCATGTCCATCCCCGAGAGGCCGCCCGGGTCCATCATGAACATCACCATGAAGATCGCCATGATCGCCATCTCCGTCGCCATCATCATGATCTGCAGAACCCCTAAGAACTCGGCCTGCATGACGAGGAACATAGCTCCGATGGCGGCCTGCGAGAAGAGCAGCGCGAGCGCGGAGCGGACCATCGAGGCGGTCCGGAACACCACGACGGCGAACCATATGGCCGCGAGCCCGAAGAAGGCCAGAAACACCGTCTGCAAGACCTCCCCGAAGCTCACGACGCCACCAGCAGCAGCACGCCGACGAGAAGGATGTTGAAGAGGGCGAGCGGGATGCCGAGCTTCCAGC
This sequence is a window from Rubrobacter indicoceani. Protein-coding genes within it:
- a CDS encoding NADH-quinone oxidoreductase subunit L encodes the protein MTTAALAILLPLLAAAAILLLRRVPASLAVAGSGLGLAAASLTLARVSAGARYEAMLPGLPEFPLRLVAEPLTALLSTMVAVVGLLVMVYAVGYMKDDAGKVRFYAGMSFFIAAMQVLVLAGDWVLLLASWEMIGLASYLLIGHYSGREKGNEGAASAATRAFLYTRTADLGLYVAIFVLVTQAGTTGIPATLQTDGPAAVVAGLLLLVAAAGKSAQTPLSGWLGDAMAGPTPVSALLHSATLVAAGAILLIRTSPLLPESVLLVAGLLGGVTIIAAGLTAVAERDLKRLLAASTSSQYGFMLLAVGAGSPVAAVLHLVAHAAMKSSLFLGAGVFQHARSSTEFGRLGGVGPEHRLVFYGFVISGLALAGVPPLSGFFSKDAIIAASFNSPYAVLFGPVSLLGTLLTGIYIARALRLLWKSEKRGEGETVTGLRWMGVAFTALVALASTVGFALGPLGSRLLGDELPEGLFVAVLGLLTALAGLALGWFVPAARLLGPARELAGAGFRIGGGFDGLVARPALALARALDAFDRRVHTGVISVGRGAVGVALASRTADERGIDGLIAALVRGTRSLGARARLLQSGLVHREIVFAVVGGAAILVFAAAAAALGASGS
- a CDS encoding complex I subunit 4 family protein; protein product: MFPVVSLTLFLPLLGAALLVFWRGATPRASHAVGLAASGLTLLGAAVLWARGGPSGGGFSQVEEVEWIPSLGAAYRVGVDGISLPLVLMTAILFFVSFVFSSNLGERARSYVALFLLMETACLGVFLSLDAILFYVFFEVSLVGMYFIIAGWGYGDRQRAALTFFIYTLLGSLPLLLAILGLYLASDPNTFDMRAYIGSPPLTGIAATLALIAMLVTFFVKTPVSPVHTWLPLAHTEAPTAGSVILAGVMLKLGAYGLIRFALQMTPDAFRDLAPVVVAFGVFSALYGAFVALGQTDLKRLVAYTSVNHMGYVVLGVGVAAASTDASTRSLALDGATLQMVAHGFVTGALFLLVGMLQERAHTREMGDFGGLLRTLPVFGWLFVLAAFASLGLPGLAHFPAEFQVFLGTLDVYPLAIIVVLGLAVTAGLYLRAIGAALLGKPNERWSGIKDLNRRELLSVAPLLFFTVLLGVAPFLALDVIHATTEVLLP
- the nuoK gene encoding NADH-quinone oxidoreductase subunit NuoK; the protein is MTLFVALAVGAVLFGIGLYGALSQTNLVMIMMGVEVMLGGAIVNLVAFWRFLHPEVFSGQMFVLIVLTVMALEMAVGFGIGAARFRAVGSVEMEEAGGLKG
- a CDS encoding NADH-quinone oxidoreductase subunit N, with the translated sequence MMPALLLQGMEQMGGMEGMGGMNMGRDLPLLAPEIAVLLTAVGALVFEMLKLPRVGLPFTVVGLLVATGLSVPLVGTDTTIFQDTFRVDPLSVWAKIVLLPATVLCVLLSYREVKDTYREGTVYALFSFTALGAFVLAGAGDVMFLVLGVLLSSLGSFALVAYPRDDRATEAAMKYLVFGSVTSAVMIFLITFWFGATGSTLLSDLGQLEGMPLAAAAGLVAVFVGLGYKAAIAPFHFWSPDAYDGGPLSVAAFLSVVPKVGAIFALAQVASDLPPGEAGWPYIVGALAVLSMTYGNLAALVQDNVVRLLAYSSVAQAGFFLLGVVAVGQGELALRSLIVFAAAYAAMNLGAFAVVLQVGRNLTDFTGLGRSAPLAGGAMVVFLISLVGIPPLGGFVGKLLLFGAAIEAGFLWLAVAAILNSALSLAVYLRIIVPMYGTPKGRPASAPLLVVVWTVALVLTVAIGVGAQALIGNIA
- a CDS encoding NADH-quinone oxidoreductase subunit J encodes the protein MSFGEVLQTVFLAFFGLAAIWFAVVVFRTASMVRSALALLFSQAAIGAMFLVMQAEFLGVLQIMMMATEMAIMAIFMVMFMMDPGGLSGMDMTHQKRLSQVAGVVGAVAVLAVAFLAGWGPVAENAPGAYEQTRLLGFEIMERSMLIFETAGVTILTAMIAATATAIAAREVRKSGERGEGE